The nucleotide window GATTGAATACTTTTCCGGCGGGACTGTTCTGACAGAACAAGCAAGACAGGACTTACTCGATAGTACAAAGGTAAAATCTTTTAGAAAGGGTACATCCTTGCTTAAGGAGGGGCACGTAGCACAGTACCTGTATTTTATAGAAGAAGGCTTGTTAAAGCTAAGCTTTACAAGGAATGGTAAGGAATTTATTATGAGATTTTTCCCGGAAAATAGTTTGTGCACCGGATTGGATAGTTTTCTGACAAAAACAAGGTCTGGCTATGGATTGGTAGCTTTAGAAACAACAATGGTGCATTACATAAGTCATCGTGACATAGACCATTTATGCCGGAAACATCATTGCGTTGAAACCGCATTCAGACAATTTTTAGGTATGGCTTCTGTCAATATGATGGCAAGGGTCAGTGAGATGTTGGAAGAAGACGCAATTAGACGTTATGAAAACTTTCTGCAACAGAACAGTTCTCTTTTGCAGCGCATTAGTCTGGGTGATCTGTCAGGTTATTTGGGCATAGCCCAGGTTTCTTTGAGCAGGATCAGGGCTAAAAGATAATTACTTAACATATGTAAAATAATGCGTTCAATTTCAGGTAGATCTTTGTCTGAAATCTGAAATATGCAACAACAATTAATTACTCTTAATGACAAGAATGAGTTTCCCTTAGTAAATCTTCAACAGCCCCTAAGTAGTTTCTTCCTGTTAATTGCAGCTGAAATTGATAGTAGTCCGTTTCCCTTTTTTCTTTCTTCTAGTAACGCCAAAAAAAAGCTAATAGAGGTAACGATTCAGTGGCGCGATCAGGTGCAGTCGGCTTTCCCTGCAGCTAAGATTGTCGTCTTCAAAGGCCTGGTAATTCCGCCAGGAACCAGCCCGTTGATAAAAGATCCTTCTTACCAATTTAAATATGCCCGTTATGATCTTGTGATTCTGATAGAATCTGATGAGAAGGAGTTGATAGAAAAAATATTGGTCAGCGATAGCTATAAAGTTCTTAATGAAAAGATTCATTGGAGTTCCAGGTCGACCTATGTGACCCATGCAGTAAATGTAAAACGAATTTCAAATGTGGATCATGCAAGACCTGGTGTTTTTCTTTTCAACTTTTTTCAAGCTGTAGACACACAACAAAATCTTGACGTTTGGCATTACACAGCCGGTTGGTTTCAACAAAAAACGGGGTTGGATAACTCGACTGTGCTGTTGCCCCGGGGCGGTGATGATACTTATGCAATCGTAAACCACTGTAGGTGGGATAACCTGATGCAGGTATTACCAGCTCTTGTTTTTTTCAGGTCTTTCAGGCAATATGTGCTGCGGCATTTTTTGGCAAATAGGGTGGCTCCTATGCCGGTTTTATATAGGATGGTTTAGAGTATGCTCCAGTGGCAAACGTGAATGTAACCGGATCCTTACCATCTTGCTCGACTTTGATGCTCCTCAACTGGTTCAGACCGCCACGCAACACCTGCGCTTTCCGCAGGCAGACCAATACAGAATGGTATCAGTTCTTCGACGCATGCATGGCTTGGTTGTTCGACAACGGTGATTTGAGAGGAGATCAGAAGGATTTCTCCCTAAAAGTTAATGAATGTAAAAAGCTTTGCACGGATCTTTATACTGATATGTGATGTTCATACATCAAAGTATATACATATTGGAGTTATTAAGACCTCAGGTGAAACTGGTCTCCATATTCATGATTAGCTTTAAGCTTCTGCACTCGTCTAATCTATTGCCTATCGGGTAACAGAATATTTAAAATGATAATGTTGGCTTATGTTGATTGATATATGCTCTGAAAGATTGCAGGCTCGAAACATCCTGACGGAATAACGGTCACTTTGCAGGACAAAAGCTATTTTTTTAGCTGAGGTTTACTTTAAATCAGATTCGGTATGCATGGCACAACGCCATGTGTTATCATCTTTGATCCAGGTGGAGGTACAGGCGCATTTCATCGATGAAGTTTTTCCTTCTGCTGAATGCTCTAACTCAATAAGGTAAGCAATCACTGCATTGTTGTCAAATATTTGTGTCTCCACTCCGGAAATGTCTAAAACCGTCCAATTGACACCGGCACCAGATTCAAACATTTTTTTAAAAGATGCTTCGTCTACATTTCTCACGCCGTCTTTTCCCGCGGTAATACAAGGAAAGCGAGTGAGATTTTTAACTGTTTCAAAATCGTGAGCTTCCATTGCTTCCCAATATTTTTTTTCAAATCCAAGAATTTCATTTTCCATAATAATTACGTTTACAGGATTAATTGCGTCTACATGATTTTTATTTATGGTTCCTCAACCCTCACTTTTCATTATAGTCCTCTTAATAGCTGGGGGCCTGCCTGCATTGTTCAGCACAATTATTACAAATTTCAGCGCAGGCTTTGCAGTGCTCGTGTTCGTGTTTATTACATTCATCGGCGCAAGCCCTGCAGATCTCTTCGCAAAGTAGCAGGGACGCTTGATCGGAAAAACCATGTTCGAGCGATAGGGCAGTGGTACGGCAAACCGACGCGCAAACGATACCGGTTTTGATGCAGGTTGTTAAATGCCCCGCATGTTCTTCATTTAAACATGATGCCACGCAATGTTCACAAGCCGCGGCGCATTCATTAAGTAATTTGATTAGCCTATTGTATTTCTTCATAGCTTATGATTTAGAATTTTGGAATATTTATCGACAATACGTTTCTGCGTTCAATATTACCTATCGGCCTTTTCCGGCTGCTGTTTGGAAGCTGTTATCCTGAGCTTCTTTTGGGGAGAAGGACAACTTTAGCCCATTTTCCCTTGCTGCTGACATGGCGATTACAATGGTTTGCTTATGAATTTAAATTCCCTTCCTCAATTTATGTGTTACTGTTCCCTTTTTATTGCCGCCTTTGATGTCTTTGTCATGATATTCGATTTAGTGACAGGGTTATTATCGCTTACAAATAATATTTGGAGAGATGCTCCATCATTTGAATTTTGACAAATACCCTGCCAGTAAGACCTAAAAAAAACTAAAGAATGACTGCGTAAGTGTATAAACCGTTTAGACTGACGTCAATTGCCCGCTAAGCAGAAATTAATAACCTCTGCAATACATTGGAGTGCTATTGTTTTAGTAAGCTATTCTCATTTGCCTTTTCATCTTTCTTTTCCGGATGGTATTATTGTTCATTATAAATCCTATTGCACGCAGTGCGTTCGTGATTGGTTAAGCGCTCACAACATGATTGATATTCGTAATAGCAATGAATAAAAAGAAAATTAAGATTTAAGTGTTTTTCATAGGTTAGCAACGCCCGGTTCTTTCCAGGGCTGGTCTTTAATTTATCTGTTTTTAAAAATAGGAACGTTTGTTAAGCTACATACAGTTATTATCAGATTTTACCCATTGGGCTACGTTGCTTCAAAAGGTTTATTAAAGCTTCATTATTATATGCGAATACTTTTTTCATTGCTGTTATGCTGCATGTTAGACATCTTAGAAAGTATAATCATGATTCCGGTGATCAGATAAATAAACAGCAAGCCGGTGTAAAAACTTATCATCGTACGTAAGGCTACATATCCGGTCCCTGTCTGGTTTTTTTCAGCGCTCTGTACTATTCGTTCGTTATTGGCTCCGGCAAGCCATTTTGATTGATCTGCCGCCTTTAGTCATTACGCCTTGTTGTCGTACCATCTGTACATTTTCATGTTCGCTTCATGTTGGGCTGATAGGTTTGTTGAAATTATTCATCCTACAAAAAAAGTTTATGAAAGCAACTATTTTATGTATAGCATTTGGACTGGCATCAACAACGATTTTTGCCCAGCAGGCCGGTGGAAAGGCAATAGCCGGTTCTTCATCAGCCATTAAAACAAAAAAAGCTGATGTTAAAGGTAACGGCAGCGCAAGGGTTGCAATAAGTACCGATGCTCCGGGTAAAACCGTAAATGAAACTAAAGAAGTTACCCAAAAGGCAAACAAGGCAACAGGATCCGGGTCTGTAAACAACCAGGGAAATGAGAATGGCAGCGATAAAAATGTATTATCTGCCGGGAATGATAATAAGGTAATGGTAGAAAGTTCCGAGGGTAAATCTACTATTACAGGAAATGGAGAAGCTACAATAAGTGCTGATCATGTCGAAAAAACAGGAAAGACGATCGCAGAACTTGCCCAAGACACGAAAGATGCGGCTGAAGGGGCTGTAAACGAAGCCGGTAATAAAGCTAAAGTTATAGCAAGCAATACTAATGCTTCTGTCTCGCTTGAAGCCATATCATCATCAGGTGTTGCTGTCAAGAAGGATAATAATGCATTATCTGCTAAGAATAACATCGATGTAACGATGGAAAAGGAAATTAAAGGTGAAAATATAGTGAAGGCCGAACAAAAGCTTGAAAATACAGCCATTGAAGGGCTTCACAAAGCCGAAAAGACTATAAAATCAGGTTCAGCCAATGCGCAGTCACACATAAAAAACACTACAGATCCTGTTTCAAAAAGCGCAGTAGCTGCTAAATCCGGCGTCCAAACAATGCTGAAAAGCAAACCCATAAAAGCTGCGGTTAATACAAAGACAATAACCGGCCTACAAATAAGATAGCCATTTGAACGCTAAAAAAATAATGAAAAAGAAGATCGCGTCTACGCTCTTGATCACCGCATTCTTCACGATCCGTACCCTTACAGGATGGGGCAGCGTACCTACCTCGCTGTCCCATCCTGTTATATCAAAACAGTTTGGGCTGTCATCAGGGGAGTATTGCCTGACGGATACCGTGCCCCCAAAAAAGGCAGAGCAGCAGGCCAAGGATATAAAAGACGAGAGCTTAACACAGAAATCTTCTGCTAAAGGTCCTGTAAATAACGCCATTGTAACTGTGCAAGAGGAAATAAAGACGATAAGGGAAGTCCCAAAATCAAAAAAGAAAATAAAACCGGTAAAGATAGACGTTGTTCCTCTACCGCAAAATATTATAAAACCTAAGATCATCATAAAGAAGATTAAAATATAACCCTTAAAAACTATTCGGGCTTATGAAGCAATTTTATTTATCTCTTATAGCATTCTTTACCTGGGTCATAGGAATGGCACAATCGGGAGGAGACAGCACCCGGCTTCCTTTAACTGACAGCATCCAGGCTAAAAAGTCTACATTTACGATTGGCGCCGTGTACGCCAATGATGCCAGTTATTACGGACAGAGATCCGATGAAAGATTGCCTTATGTTGCCCTTGCCGCGGCATACCACCACCGTTCAGGGTTTTATTTGACTGGGATGGGATACAGGCTGTTGAATGATTCAGCCCGGCTGGCATCAGCGTATAGTCTTGGTGCGGGATTTTCTTTTCCGCTTGGCAAATCATTCACTGCTGATCTCAGCTACGACTATAGCATTTACCCCAAATTTTCTCCTTTCCTTCAGGCCGCCAATCCCCATAGCGTCAATCTCACCATAGCGCGTGAGAGCGTTGTGGACCTGTCTATTTCAGGGGACTATGCGTTCGGCAAGACCAACGACTTTTTCATCACTCCACAAATCAGCAGGGATATCGACCTTTTCAATATCGGGAGAAATGATTTGGTCTCATTCAATCCTTCGCTGGATATGACGGCGGGTACCCAGCACTTTTATGAATACTACCAGGAAGAAAAGGGTATCCGCGACAGCATTCTTGGCATATTGATGCCGCCTGTCCTCGGAGGCTCTCCTTCGGAACAGAACCCAACAATAAAGACAACCAACCGTTTTGAAATTTTATCTTATAACCTTAAACTACCGGTTTCGTATAACCGAAATCACCTGAAGTTGGAAGTTTCGGGACAGTTTTCACTGTTGAGTAAACAGGCACAGAGCCAGCCGGGAAAAGTGAACTCATTTTTTAGTGCAGCATTTTACTATCAATTTTAAATATTATGAGAGCACTGATTGTTGAAGACGAACGTGGCATGGCGTTGGAAATGGAGGACTTTCTCAATAAGTCTGGATACTCTTGCGAGCTGGCCTTTACCGCCAAACAGGCGCGGATAATGATGGAGGATTCGACATTCGATTTTATTTTACTTGATCTTGGATTGCCTGATAAGGATGGACTGGCAGTGCTGGAAGAAGCCAAGCTCAACTGTCCTGAAGCATCGTATATTATCATAACAGCCAGGGGCAAAGTGGAAGACAGGATAAACGG belongs to Niabella yanshanensis and includes:
- a CDS encoding Crp/Fnr family transcriptional regulator → MNGLIEYFSGGTVLTEQARQDLLDSTKVKSFRKGTSLLKEGHVAQYLYFIEEGLLKLSFTRNGKEFIMRFFPENSLCTGLDSFLTKTRSGYGLVALETTMVHYISHRDIDHLCRKHHCVETAFRQFLGMASVNMMARVSEMLEEDAIRRYENFLQQNSSLLQRISLGDLSGYLGIAQVSLSRIRAKR
- a CDS encoding nuclear transport factor 2 family protein; protein product: MENEILGFEKKYWEAMEAHDFETVKNLTRFPCITAGKDGVRNVDEASFKKMFESGAGVNWTVLDISGVETQIFDNNAVIAYLIELEHSAEGKTSSMKCACTSTWIKDDNTWRCAMHTESDLK